The window CCATTCATTTACCTCATTCTTATTTTATATCTGATATTATATTAAAGCCGCGTAAAATATACTCACAATGTGGACAAGTTTGAAACGGGATTTCTATCACTGGTTTCGTTGTTCCTAATGTTCTGTTTACATAAATTGTAATATCAGAAATATTTGCATCTGGATTTGCTAATAATGCTTTGTTAGCAGCGTAAATCTCTGCATGTGAACCGGCTCCATGAGTATACATATATGAATCTAGAACTTCTGGTGGCATGTTCATAATTCGCTCTTTTAAAATTGGGTGTAACTCATCTGGAAGTGCACCATGCATCTCATTAATCGCTGTATAGGTTTTTCCTGTTTTGCTATCATAGGCGCCTGCAATTGCTGGACCTAATTCTTTATTATTTAATCCCATATCCTTGAGTATCTGTCCCTCATCAATTACAGTTTTTTTCAATGCATCAATTTCTTGTTGTGCAATCTTACCCGAACCCTCAGTCTGCTCCGCCTGCGGATTACTCTTCCCCGCCGGACACAGCCCCAGATAACCACTGGGATCATAGTAAGTAATAGGATTATTCTGACAATAAGCATAGAGGTTCAGTCCATCTCCCCGGTACGCATCCTCCTGCATAAATCTGCCGATCTTCGGATTATAAAACCTCGCCCTCAAGTAGTATTGACCGCTGATTCCATCATACATCTGACCCGTATAGGTAATTCGGTTTTCTATACTTCCTGACGTTTCTATTATACTTCCAAACGGGTCATAGTGGTAGCTTTTTCTGATCTCCTGTTCCTGATCCAGCAGAAATATCGTACTTCCCATCTCATCACACACAAAATAGTGCGGGGAGTCCTCTCTTGCACTTTGCAATGACATCACATGATGTCCCCGGCAATAACGTTTCTGTTCCGAACCACTCTCTTCTGTTGCTAATTCTCCCCGGTCAAATACAAAACGGATCACCTTTCCTGCTTCTTCCGTTTCATAACGCAGGCCTTCTCCATCGTACCGATAGCTGGCAGCACCTTTTTCCGTGGTCACGCTGTTCTGCCGGTTCAAAGGATCATAACCATAGGTTCGGCTGACATCCTTTCCCTGTTCTGACAACAGATTCCCCTGCTTGTCATAGAGATAAACCATGTGGTCTGATTCTGTTTCCAGCCCTGTCAGTTGATTTTTACAGTTATACTCATATCGTTCTTCTCCGGTTTGGGTCTTCCTGGTTAACCGGTTCCCTGCCAGATCATAAGTAAACTGTTCTGTGTCACCGTGATACGTTGCTTCTGACAAACGGTTCATTACATCATAACCATATGCATTCTGATAAACATCCCCTGACTTTTTCGTGCAGTTTCCATTTCCGTCATAGGCATATGCATAATTAAGCAGTACTTTCCCGTCAGAGCCTACTGTCACCAGATGCTCCATCAGCCCATCGTCCTGGTATTGATACTCTGTTTTGACTCCATTCCCGTAGGCAAGGGAACGGATCCTCCCTTCCGGCGTATATTGATACGCTGCCAGAAATGTATGGTTTTGACTGTCTCTCACCTCTCTGACCCGGTTAAGAACATCGTAGGTATACCGGGTTGCAATCCCTGTTACATCTGTCAGTTCTATTACATTTCCATTCTTGTCATAATCATACGACAGTAACGATCTCCCGGCTGATGACTTCCTGCTTAACAGCCCCGTGGCTGTGTAATCGTATTGATAGGTAATTCCATCCCCTGCCGACTCTTTTAACCTGCCGTTTGGATAATAGTGATACTGATTGGTAACGGCATATCTTCCTTTCCCATCCTCGGCCCGGCGGTATACCAGATGATTGTCCATATTGTAGTGGGTAGTAATATGATTGTCATTCCGGTCTATGCAGAGGTCTGGACGGCCTTCTTCATCATAATAAAAATATTCACTGTTTCCTTCCTGATCAACCCGTTCATACACCTGGCCAAAGCTATTATACTTATAAGTAATCGTTCCTCCGTTGGCATCAGTAGTACTGATGATATTACCGGCATAATCATAGGCATAACGTTCGATTCCTCCATCGGGTGTATATACCTCTGTAATCCTCCCCCAGTCATCAAGGACAAACTGGGTCAGGTTCTCATTCCCATCCCTGACTCCTGTAATATTTCCCTGGGCATCATACTGAAAGGACTGCGCCGCCTCTCTTTTCTCGGCCTGGCCCTTACCGGTATAGACCCCTACCGTTTTACCTTCTGCATTATATGTGTACTCGGTATATTCAGTCTCACCCGTCCATACCGAATGCAGATTTCCACTCAGATCATACTGGTATTGATGCAGTATGCGTTTGTCTGGTGTTGTTACCGATACCACCTGATCCTGACCGTTATAAGCAAACTCTGTTCCTGCTCCGTTATCACAATCGGCCTGATATTGTTCCGGACGTACCACCTTCAAAATACGATCATTCTTATCATAAATAAAACGGCTTACTCCTCCATTTTCATCCACGAAATGCGTGAGCCTGTCTTTTTGATCATACTGGTACCGGCGGCTGTAAACGCGGTCCTTTAAGCTTTGATCCACTCGTTCTGACAGATTTCCTGCCGGATCATACTTATACCCATAAATTCTGTGGATTCCTCCCTGTTTATCCTGTTCTTCTTCCCTGATCACACGATCCAGAGCATCATAGTACCAATCCTTCCGATACCCTTTGGGAGTTATCATCCGGACACAGTTTCCATTGGGATCATATTCATATTGAGTAACTGCCAGGATGGTTTTTTCTTTCCCTTTTGCTTTTAAGAACCTTTCTTCGATTCCTTCTTTCTTTTTCACCAGATTGCCCGCAGAATCATACTCATAAGAAATCATTCGTTTGACTGCTTCACTGATCTGAAAGCTTTCATAAACCTTCTGGTTTAAGCAGTTGTATTGATAAACAGTTTTGGCTCCATGCCGGTCTTTCACTCCGGTTAACCGGTTTAACTTGTCATAGGTAAAATATAATTCATGATAACGGAGGGGATAGTCTCCATAATGAACTTTATCGCGTCCCCGCTTTTCACGAATCAAATTTGATTCTGTATCATACTCAAACAAGTTTACCGAATACCATACTTCTTCTTCAGTTGATTCGATTGGTTTCCAGGTTGCAATCCGATTCCCTAACAAATCATAATGATGGCTGGTTGTATAACCCATGGCATCCGTTTCTTCAGTCAGATTTCCTGCCAAATCATACGTTAAGGTTTTTTGAGCCACACCCTCCTCATCGATGATCCGAATCAGACGATTCATGCCATCATATTGGTAACAAATCCCTTTCCCATCATCAATCTGTGCATCATAAGATTCCGGCCTTACCTTTTTGATCAAATTTCCGTTTCCATCATAAAAGCATCGCTCCACGGATTCATCCGGATAGATCGTGCGAATCCTTCTGCTGTCAGAATCATATTCATAACGAGTACCATAGCCAGCCTCTCCGTCTTTCGCATAACCGCAGGGGTGTATCTTTCTGATGATGTTTCCAGCCAGATCCCTTTCCTGTTTCCAGACATTTCCCAATGGATCACGGGTTTCAGTCAACCTGTCAAAGAAATCATACTGATACATCCATGCATGGCCGCCGACTCCCTGATTAGGCGGGAAAAGAGCCGTCATATTTCCCATTTTATCATAGGCTCTCCTGGTTTCATTTTCCTTTCCATCACGGACATAGATCATATAGTTTTGCTTATTATAACAAAACTCTACTGTCCCATACTCCGTAGTTGTAGAAACTTTTCGTCCTGCCTGATCGTATTCAAAGATCGTTGTTTGACCAACCGCATCCGTAACCTGAGAGGGTTCCGGTAAAAGATGCCCGCCATTTTTATCATAGGTATAGCTTATCTCGTTTCCTCTGCTGTCTGTTTTCTTTAAAATCCTGCCATAGCTATCACGTTCATATTGGGATCGCTTCCAAATACCTTCTCTTACTTTCGTCCTTTCTTCCACTAAAAAACCATCAGGATTATAGCGATATCTGAACTCTTCACCGGTATTTGCTGTCCTGGCAATCAAATGCTGTTCTGTATCATATTCATTCTCCCAGATCTGACCGGAAGGCAGCTCCTCCCTTACTATATTGCCAAAAACACTAAAGTCTCTCCTGATGATATTTCCATTCCGGTCCTTCTCATAGATCTTATTCGTCCATTCATCGTAACCTGTCTCTTCTATTGTCCCATCATCAAAGAAGCTGTGAGTAATTAAACACTGCTCATTATACCGATACCGTTCGGTTCTTCCCAACGCCTCAATAAAAACAATATTTTCCCGTTTTTTAGGATCATACCGGATTGTGCTTTTACTGCCATCCAGATAATACTGGGCAGCCACACGGCCTTTTTCATCGTATTCATTTCTTACATAAGCATGACCGTTTTGATCTATCACTTGAGAAATATGGTGATTTTCTTCATACTGATAGGTAGTTATTCCCTCATCCACATGACATACTGCTGTTAAATAATCATTTTCGTATTTGTATTGTATGGTACGTCCTGATTCTTCTCTGACTTCAACAAGACGGTCTTCCTCATAGATAAAATCAATCACATATCCAGATGCTGTCACAACCTGGCTCATATGAGCTTTCTGGTAATGGATCTCCGTACTGCACTGGCCTCGTCCTTTGATGGCAGTCAAACGGCCCATTTGGTCATAATAATACTTCTGGTCACCTGGGATATCGATCATCACAAAGCCTTCTTCCGGCAGCTTTCTCAATTGATACCGCTCATCTCCCTGCCGCATGTTTCGGTAGTTCTCCTCCTGAAGAAAAAACTGCTCCATATGTCCGTCAAAGCATAGCACATCAATTGCCTGTTCCTCGTCATGGAGAAATAACCGTGATTCTAAATTTAACCTCCAGCCCTTCCCCATAATTCCCTTACATGACAGACGGGAATTATAAAACCGTTGGATCCGAAACTGGCTTTTTGTCATATTTGCTAACGTCAGGTCAGTTGTTTCCAGACAGAATGCACCGGTTGCCATATCGACTGGATCGATAGAAAATACAATATTTGTTGCAAGTTCCGCGGGATCGGAAAGCCGGTGGTATCCATTATACTTACCATTGTAAGACTTGGTACCAGAGTTATCCTGGCTTATATGCTATCCGCTGTAAACTGGATCGGAATTGTTGGGATATGGTGGGCAATTCCTATTGGGTGGGCTCTGGCAGATGTGATCAGTGTTATTTTAATCAGGCATTATTATGTAAATAATCGCTGATCAGATGAAAGAAGCATCCTGGGATTTCTTCTTTTAAATTTTTTCATATACATGGGTACAGCCCAAATTTCAAGGGGCTGTTGCAAAAGCATTAACTGAGGGAAGGAGGTGCGGACGTAAAGTTGAACTTACACTGATAATCCAAGGTTACGTCCGCACCTCCGTCTCCGGTTTAGTTATTGTTCTTTCTTTTATGTTTATCTGCATTGCTGCTTTCACTTTTTTATATCTTCTGATACAACATCTAATTCATCCAAATCGAATGTGTACCAGAAGACATATTATCATCAATGCAAACTCAAGGATCATTAAGTAATAACTACTATCGCAGCTATCAAATTATCAAGGTATCCAGTTTGTCTACACCATTTTTCCATGCCAAATGAATGTCATTAGTGACAAATAATGATATTTTTCCAGTAATAACAAGCCATGATGGGGCTTGTTTAGAATCAATTTCTAGTGTACAAACTTTGTGGGTTCTTACATCATTCATTATCCACTTATATGGATAGTTTTTTCTTACCACACAACCATAAAACGCTGCCATTTCTAAAAACAGTTCCCGGCAATCATCAAATGTCTCCACTTGTTGCCTTAATACCATATCTTTTATTAATTTTACAACGTCTTCTATTGTAATATGTTCCATCTCTATATGCTGTTCTGTTATAAACCTTTGAGCAAGTGATTCATGTTCCTCAAACAGCTTATAATAATCTTCCTCCCTAAAATAATCATTCTCTTCCGGTGGCTCAGCAATTTTCTTTAAAAAATCTAAACCATATTTTTTCAGTATATCTGCATAAGTTTCAACTACCTGCTTATATTCTCCTGTTGTGGAATATTTAAGGCCATCGTCCCTGCAACCCGGCACAAAATTGTCTATTCGATAACTACTGTATCTTCCTGAAAAACAGTTAATATCCATAAATAGTTTTTTTTCCCACCTACTACTGTAAAATTCTATAACCTGCCTTGCTATTTCTCCCTTACTATTTTTAAATTCCTTAATAAACCAACAACTATCTATTTTTTCACTAAAAATAAATCCCTCCGGTTCCAATACTTCTCCAATAATCTTATTTATAATTTCTCTTTTTTTCATAAATAGTCTCCTTTAAAATGGGCACGCCAACGCAGGAAAACCGGTACTAAATGTAACTCCAGCCTTTATCAACCACCATGCCCCATATAATACAGCTCCAACAATTGCAGCTGCAGCTACGTCTTCTCATCTGATATTAGAATAATGCATCACCTCACTCTTTCAGATCAATTAAATTAACAAGAGTTTTTAATTCACAATAAATATTAGATTATTAAAGAATTCAGTCTGTCCACTCCGTTTTTCCATGCCAAATGGATTTCATTAAGCATAGATAAAGATAGTTTCCGTTTAGATTCAATTTCAAGTTTGCAAATAAAGTGAGTTTTCATATCCCTCATCAACCACTTACAGGAATTGTATTTACTTACAACACGTCCATAAAATGCTGCCATTTCTAAAAACAACTCCCGACAATCATCAAATGGTTCTCCCTGTTTCTCTAATACCATATCTTTTATCAGCCTTACTGCATCTTCTATCTTGACACATTCCATGTCTATCTGCTGCTCTTTTATAAATTTTTGAGCCGTACTCTCATGCTCATTAAATAGCTTATAATGATCTTCTTGTCTAAAATAATCATTCTCTTTCGGTGGCTCAGCAATTTTCTTTAAAAAATCTAAACCATATTTTTTCAGTATATCTGCATAAGTTTCAACTGCCTGCTTATATTCTCCTGTTGTGGAATATTTAAGGCCATCGTCCCTGCAACCCGGCACAAAATTGTCTATTCGATAACTACTGTATCTTCCTGAAAAACAGTTAATATCCATAAATAGTTTTTTTCCCACCTACTACTGTAAAATTCTATAACCTGCCTTGCTATTTCTCCCTTACTATTTTTAAATTCCTTAATAAACCAACAACTATCTATTTTTTCACTAAAAATAAGTCCCTCCGGTTCCAATACTTCTCCAATAATCTTATTTATAATTTCTCTTTTTTTCATAAATAGTCTCCTTTAAAATGGGCACGCCAACGCAGGAAAACCGGTACTAAATGTAACTCCAGCCTTTATCAACCACCATGCCCCATATAATACAGCTCCAACAATTGCAGCTGCAGCTACGTCTTCACCTTTGACATCAGGAAATTGTATCACGTTATCATCTTTCTTATCATTACTGCCAGAGTTAGAATTACTATTTTGGTTTGGAATCCATATGTATCTATGCTTATCTTTTTCTTCATCCTTTTTTACGTAACCCCAATATATGAATCCTGCATAAGTTTGATTAAACTCTTTCCCATTTATGGGCATTGAATAACCACCATTATAATAAGTATAGTATCTTATATAATAATC of the Lacrimispora indolis DSM 755 genome contains:
- a CDS encoding RHS repeat-associated core domain-containing protein, translating into MATGAFCLETTDLTLANMTKSQFRIQRFYNSRLSCKGIMGKGWRLNLESRLFLHDEEQAIDVLCFDGHMEQFFLQEENYRNMRQGDERYQLRKLPEEGFVMIDIPGDQKYYYDQMGRLTAIKGRGQCSTEIHYQKAHMSQVVTASGYVIDFIYEEDRLVEVREESGRTIQYKYENDYLTAVCHVDEGITTYQYEENHHISQVIDQNGHAYVRNEYDEKGRVAAQYYLDGSKSTIRYDPKKRENIVFIEALGRTERYRYNEQCLITHSFFDDGTIEETGYDEWTNKIYEKDRNGNIIRRDFSVFGNIVREELPSGQIWENEYDTEQHLIARTANTGEEFRYRYNPDGFLVEERTKVREGIWKRSQYERDSYGRILKKTDSRGNEISYTYDKNGGHLLPEPSQVTDAVGQTTIFEYDQAGRKVSTTTEYGTVEFCYNKQNYMIYVRDGKENETRRAYDKMGNMTALFPPNQGVGGHAWMYQYDFFDRLTETRDPLGNVWKQERDLAGNIIRKIHPCGYAKDGEAGYGTRYEYDSDSRRIRTIYPDESVERCFYDGNGNLIKKVRPESYDAQIDDGKGICYQYDGMNRLIRIIDEEGVAQKTLTYDLAGNLTEETDAMGYTTSHHYDLLGNRIATWKPIESTEEEVWYSVNLFEYDTESNLIREKRGRDKVHYGDYPLRYHELYFTYDKLNRLTGVKDRHGAKTVYQYNCLNQKVYESFQISEAVKRMISYEYDSAGNLVKKKEGIEERFLKAKGKEKTILAVTQYEYDPNGNCVRMITPKGYRKDWYYDALDRVIREEEQDKQGGIHRIYGYKYDPAGNLSERVDQSLKDRVYSRRYQYDQKDRLTHFVDENGGVSRFIYDKNDRILKVVRPEQYQADCDNGAGTEFAYNGQDQVVSVTTPDKRILHQYQYDLSGNLHSVWTGETEYTEYTYNAEGKTVGVYTGKGQAEKREAAQSFQYDAQGNITGVRDGNENLTQFVLDDWGRITEVYTPDGGIERYAYDYAGNIISTTDANGGTITYKYNSFGQVYERVDQEGNSEYFYYDEEGRPDLCIDRNDNHITTHYNMDNHLVYRRAEDGKGRYAVTNQYHYYPNGRLKESAGDGITYQYDYTATGLLSRKSSAGRSLLSYDYDKNGNVIELTDVTGIATRYTYDVLNRVREVRDSQNHTFLAAYQYTPEGRIRSLAYGNGVKTEYQYQDDGLMEHLVTVGSDGKVLLNYAYAYDGNGNCTKKSGDVYQNAYGYDVMNRLSEATYHGDTEQFTYDLAGNRLTRKTQTGEERYEYNCKNQLTGLETESDHMVYLYDKQGNLLSEQGKDVSRTYGYDPLNRQNSVTTEKGAASYRYDGEGLRYETEEAGKVIRFVFDRGELATEESGSEQKRYCRGHHVMSLQSAREDSPHYFVCDEMGSTIFLLDQEQEIRKSYHYDPFGSIIETSGSIENRITYTGQMYDGISGQYYLRARFYNPKIGRFMQEDAYRGDGLNLYAYCQNNPITYYDPSGYLGLCPAGKSNPQAEQTEGSGKIAQQEIDALKKTVIDEGQILKDMGLNNKELGPAIAGAYDSKTGKTYTAINEMHGALPDELHPILKERIMNMPPEVLDSYMYTHGAGSHAEIYAANKALLANPDANISDITIYVNRTLGTTKPVIEIPFQTCPHCEYILRGFNIISDIK